AAACAAGTGACAAAGAAAAGTGTCAAATACCTCTATTCGCCTCAACTCGGCTTCTAATTTTGCCTTCTGCTGACTCTCCCATGCTTGGATTTTGATTTCTTCGCGCTTAAATCTGTACAGTGTTAATACCAAAATGATCAAATAAACCATATTAGAacatgaattctcacagttctACTTCATGCCGAAAATGCTTAAAGTCATGAAAAGTACCTTGCAAAATGTTTAGATTTTTCGGCTTCTTCCCAGTCAGCTGCTCTCTTTTCATTTTCAATACGTGCTAGCTCGTCTGCCTTAGTTTTTTCAGCACAAGATCTTTGTCTTTCCTGCTCATCTTTACTCGCCCAAGCAGCGATATTCGTCTTGCCAAGCTGGACACCTAGTGCTACAATTTCTCTCCTAGTCTTAAGCTTCAATTCTTCTTCTGACAATTCTTTCTTATTGATTTCAGTTGGATGTTGTGATTCCCTATCACGGGCAAGCTCCGTAGGAGTTGAAGCTGGAGCACCTCCTCTAGGAGTTGATGGCATTGAGGAAGTTGGGCTGCGAATTGGGGTGGTTGCACCAACAGGAGTAGCAGTTCTTGAAGGTTCAAGACTTGTACCGGGTGTCATTTCGGTTCCCATGTCTCTCATTGAGACTGATCTTATGGCAGGAATCCCTACATAATGAACCACTCAAAGatatcatcttcttcatctatCTATGCTCTTACTATTATTACAAGTTCACAGAATCAGAATCTATAGAATACTAGTTCATGAAACTGAAGTCTATTGTTAAAGAATCACATATGTGAACTTGATCATAGGACAAAAAAAAGGTGAGTACAAACCTGAAGTCTCATCTGATGAACCTTTCGGGCATATTAACTCCCCTAATTCTTTCAAATCCTTACTCTGAGTAGATTGATCAACCAATGCTTGCCCCAAAATGGGGTGATTACCAGAAGAAACAAATGAGAACTTATCGAATCCAACATGTGAGGCGGTTTGACAGAAATCAACCCTCTTGGTGTCTGCCATTCTGCTAAGTAACAATTTGATATCACAGTTACCAGACTCTGGAGCAACTCTCACCATATTTGAATTTGGCATCCTATTAGTTTGGTTTTGTAAAGCATTCCTTTTATGATGATTATGATTAGCTTGTACATTCTGTCTATTCATTATCCATTTCTCAGCATCATTCCACTTAGATGGCATAGGTCTTGAAATTGACCTTGAAATGGGATTATGTCCTGATCTTTCCCCCTTATGAAACTCAAAACTAGAAGAGCTAGCATTACTGTC
This region of Cannabis sativa cultivar Pink pepper isolate KNU-18-1 chromosome 7, ASM2916894v1, whole genome shotgun sequence genomic DNA includes:
- the LOC115697942 gene encoding uncharacterized protein LOC115697942 isoform X2 is translated as MIKVTGMISPSKLRMKLMGAHNHLRKKDGSNSNSSRTSPAKLADSDFVKNSLLDTSTGDEEVTSPSLEVSTLGARHSDQLKESFPEENGETGRVRTQHCSKGDSSNSSTVHPLRTLEDDNLDYDSNASSSSFEFHKGERSGHNPISRSISRPMPSKWNDAEKWIMNRQNVQANHNHHKRNALQNQTNRMPNSNMVRVAPESGNCDIKLLLSRMADTKRVDFCQTASHVGFDKFSFVSSGNHPILGQALVDQSTQSKDLKELGELICPKGSSDETSGIPAIRSVSMRDMGTEMTPGTSLEPSRTATPVGATTPIRSPTSSMPSTPRGGAPASTPTELARDRESQHPTEINKKELSEEELKLKTRREIVALGVQLGKTNIAAWASKDEQERQRSCAEKTKADELARIENEKRAADWEEAEKSKHFARFKREEIKIQAWESQQKAKLEAELRRIEAKVEQMRAQAQAKMVQKTAMTRQRSEEKRAAAEARKNRDAEKTAAQAEYIRQTGRMPSASQYICCGWLM
- the LOC115697942 gene encoding uncharacterized protein LOC115697942 isoform X1 — encoded protein: MEYERIHKVQTGMISPSKLRMKLMGAHNHLRKKDGSNSNSSRTSPAKLADSDFVKNSLLDTSTGDEEVTSPSLEVSTLGARHSDQLKESFPEENGETGRVRTQHCSKGDSSNSSTVHPLRTLEDDNLDYDSNASSSSFEFHKGERSGHNPISRSISRPMPSKWNDAEKWIMNRQNVQANHNHHKRNALQNQTNRMPNSNMVRVAPESGNCDIKLLLSRMADTKRVDFCQTASHVGFDKFSFVSSGNHPILGQALVDQSTQSKDLKELGELICPKGSSDETSGIPAIRSVSMRDMGTEMTPGTSLEPSRTATPVGATTPIRSPTSSMPSTPRGGAPASTPTELARDRESQHPTEINKKELSEEELKLKTRREIVALGVQLGKTNIAAWASKDEQERQRSCAEKTKADELARIENEKRAADWEEAEKSKHFARFKREEIKIQAWESQQKAKLEAELRRIEAKVEQMRAQAQAKMVQKTAMTRQRSEEKRAAAEARKNRDAEKTAAQAEYIRQTGRMPSASQYICCGWLM